In a genomic window of Punica granatum isolate Tunisia-2019 chromosome 6, ASM765513v2, whole genome shotgun sequence:
- the LOC116210556 gene encoding protein starmaker has protein sequence MYNGIGLQTPRGSGTNGYIQTNKFFVKPKTGRVAENTKGFEGDQGTAGVSRKPNKDILEHDRKRQIELKLVVLEDKLTDQGYTEAEIAEKLAEARRTLEAAVAAEASGEPGAIVVADTKVSDTQTHQIAARKEKQMETFRAALGIGLTKDNSEETEEEPKGAQKSGQHERREHNFLDREYSRTKQNKEKSKREEDDERKGAKDVKRRKKDGKLEKDEDDSSDSESSRQRKRTEKKRRKDSHRTSFESGSDTESGELKRKKSKKQKSRKNESEESDSELDSDPAGKNRSRKEADRYKKSKLHSKSRKYESEESDSTSDSDAKEANRYKKSNRHSKNRKYESEESGSSSDSDGFAKVADRYKKSKKRSTSRKYESEEPDSATDSDGIAKEQSKKEGNKYQKSRQHFDFDDDHYSGRGSREQQSKKEQHARSSRRHDSEDESDGEREMEGQKDPPKEQNSERRRVLDSRLDDQRKNSDVRPEKSRRYEMERDSIDRSVKHGKEEVDRSVKHRKEQVMEKQQKKQDSDSDSDSGSGSEAYRRQDRWHDSSDSDSDSSFGRRKGGKNTGTGKSVQKAPTSSTPSSSTDGSHDTSTDSSSPDSSDGHKRSKVGGSTRLGSAAGGTEEGRQRSHPIKDNESDALKKLGDTYPSADKRTQRSDLSRDYDRDGQRDEYSRSRRFRGGRGDNSDLSGGNRNRDDGQSGRWGEDKDYERRGGERRHGLDEEAREGRRSGRDDEYYARQSRDYEDQQHASRKRSAREEEDRRYGGRESDSRMDSHKRSRYDESDRWEERRSEHELRYSRDKRRD, from the exons ATGTATAACGGGATTGGGTTGCAGACCCCCAGAGGGTCTGGAACGAATGGATACATTCAGACTAACAAGTTCTTCGTGAAGCCGAAGACTGGGAGGGTTGCTGAGAACACTAAGGGGTTCGAGGGTGACCAGGGCACGGCTGGTGTCTCTAGGAAACCCAACAAAGACATACTTGAGCATGACCGGAAGCGGCAGATTGAGCTCAAGCTTGTTGTGCTTGAGGACAAGCTTACCGATCAAGGGTACACTGAAGCTGAAATTGCCGAGAAGCTTGCAGAGGCTAGGAGGACTCTTGAAGCGGCTGTTGCTGCTGAGGCTAGTGGAGAACCCGGTGCCATTGTAGTTGCTGATACAAA GGTTTCCGATACCCAAACACACCAAATTGCTGCTAGAAAGGAGAAGCAAATGGAAACATTCAGGGCTGCTCTTGGCATAGGCCTTACCAAAGATAACTCAGAAGAGACAGAAGAGGAACCTAAAGGAGCCCAGAAAAGTGGGCAGCATGAGAGACGGGAACATAATTTTTTGGATAGAGAATATAGTAGGACGAAACAGAACAAAGAGAAGTCTAAACGTGAGGAGGATGATGAAAGAAAGGGCGCTAAAGAtgtgaagaggaggaagaaagatGGCAAGTTGGAAAAGGATGAGGATGATTCTTCAGACTCGGAGAGCAGTAGGCAGCGAAAAAGGACTGAGAAGAAGCGCCGCAAAGATTCACATCGGACTAGTTTCGAGAGTGGTTCTGATACTGAAAGTGGTGAATTGAAGCGAAAGAAATCAAAGAAGCAGAAGAGTAGGAAAAATGAGTCTGAAGAATCTGATTCCGAGTTGGACAGTGATCCTGCTGGCAAGAACCGTTCTAGAAAGGAGGCCGATCGGTACAAGAAATCAAAGCTGCACAGCAAAAGCAGAAAATATGAGTCTGAAGAGTCAGATTCTACCAGTGATAGTGATGCCAAAGAGGCTAACAGGTACAAGAAATCAAATAGGCATAGCAAAAACAGAAAATATGAGTCCGAAGAATCTGGCTCTAGCAGCGATAGTGATGGTTTTGCCAAAGTGGCTGACAGGTACAAGAAATCAAAGAAGCGCAGCACAAGTAGAAAGTATGAGTCTGAAGAACCGGACTCTGCCACAGATAGTGATGGTATTGCCAAGGAGCAATCTAAAAAAGAGGGCAATAAGTACCAGAAATCTCGTCAGCATTTTGACTTTGATGATGATCACTATTCCGGTAGAGGCTCACGTGAGCAACAGTCTAAGAAGGAGCAGCATGCTAGAAGTAGCAGACGGCATGACTCTGAGGATGAGTCTGATGGTGAAAGAGAGATGGAAGGACAAAAAGACCCTCCCAAGGAACAAAACAGTGAGCGGAGGCGAGTGCTTGACTCTAGATTAGATGATCAACGTAAGAATTCTGATGTGAGGCCTGAGAAAAGTAGGAGATATGAGATGGAGAGGGATTCGATCGATAGATCTGTTAAGCATGGAAAGGAGGAAGTTGACAGATCTGTTAAGCACAGAAAGGAGCAAGTCATGGAAAAGCAACAGAAGAAGCAAGATTCTGATTCTGATTCTGATTCAGGCAGTGGTAGCGAAGCATATAGGCGTCAAGATAGGTGGCATGATTCTTCTGACAGTGACTCTGATAGCAGTTTCGGTCGTAGAAAGGGTGGGAAGAACACAGGCACAGGGAAATCAGTTCAAAAGGCACCGACATCATCAACCCCCAGCAGTTCTACTGATGGTTCTCATGATACGAGTACTGACAGTAGTTCGCCTGACAGTTCTGATGGTCATAAACGCAGCAAAGTTGGGGGAAGTACTAGGTTGGGATCAGCTGCAGGTGGGACTGAAGAGGGCAGACAAAGAAGCCATCCTATAAAGGACAATGAATCTGATGCCCTAAAGAAGTTGGGGGACACATATCCATCCGCTGATAAGCGCACTCAAAGGAGTGACCTGTCTAGGGATTATGATCGTGATGGGCAAAGGGATGAATACTCACGATCACGCAGATTCAGGGGTGGACGGGGCGATAATAGTGACCTGAGTGGTGGAAATCGCAATAGAGATGATGGGCAGAGTGGCAGATGGGGGGAGGATAAGGACTATGAAAGGCGTGGGGGAGAAAGAAGGCATGGTCTAGATGAAGAGGCTCGTGAAGGGAGAAGAAGCGGAAGAGATGATGAATATTATGCAAGGCAATCGAGGGATTATGAGGACCAGCAGCATGCCAGTAGAAAGCGGAGTGCAAGGGAGGAAGAGGATCGCAGATACGGAGGGCGTGAGTCAGACTCCAGAATGGACTCACATAAGAGATCTCGGTATGATGAATCTGATAGGTGGGAAGAAAGGAGATCTGAGCACGAGTTGCGTTATTCTCGGGACAAGCGTCGAGATTAG
- the LOC116210557 gene encoding uncharacterized protein At3g49055, whose amino-acid sequence MAAAGDEDPDAVLSDVEGDDPVPITISEPSPEDLSVERFRELMTELDRERQARAAAENSKSELQVQFGRLKALAHEAIKKRDQCTRERDEALREKEELLQWKEKISAELEDASRVKDDALSQKDQIARQLDETVKSKDNLKSEIESSAHMLVTGIEKISGKVSNFKNFSAGGLPRSQKYTGLAAIAYGVIKRTNEIVEELVRQVNVAEKSRNEAREQMEQRNYEIAIEVSQLEAAISRLKEEVAKKSGALESLEKAVGEKDETIADTERVMMEKVNLLERENSELKEFVGEIDDKLNSLESRMEMLRPFLIEQLDFVTKIHEKACDVIKIVDASNSDQSDLSGSLFLPQDTDVEENIHASLAGTKSIYELMRVVVEKTKDLVDEKNLEIKGINETVDRLVKEKEQIGSLLRSALSKRMALDPSSRTNELLQVAENGLREAGIEFKFSKHLGDKKASAATEAKTLEKREDEIYTLAGALENIIKESQLEIIDQRHCIEELRAELSSLKQHVEAQVKELNNRKLRIEELEEKERVANESIEGLMMDIASAEEEIARWKGAAEQEAAAGGAVEQELTAQLATLKQELEEAKQAMLEFEKKLKFKEETAAAAMAARDAAEKSLRLADLRASRLRDRVEELTHQLEESESQRDARRSRNGPRYVCWPWQWLGLDFVGIQRSEAPQQSSNEMELSEPFL is encoded by the exons ATGGCAGCTGCTGGCGATGAGGATCCCGATGCCGTCCTTAGTGACGTGGAAGGAGACGATCCGGTGCCAATCACCATTTCGGAGCCCTCCCCGGAGGACTTATCGGTGGAGAGGTTCCGGGAGCTGATGACAGAGCTCGACCGCGAGAGGCAGGCCCGTGCGGCCGCGGAGAACTCTAAGTCCGAGCTGCAGGTCCAATTCGGCCGCCTGAAGGCGCTCGCCCACGAGGCGATTAAGAAGCGGGATCAATGCACGAGAGAGAGGGATGAGGCCCTGCGCGAGAAAGAGGAGCTTCTGCAGTGGAAGGAGAAGATATCTGCGGAGTTGGAGGATGCTAGTCGGGTGAAAGATGACGCTTTGAGCCAGAAGGATCAAATCGCGAGACAATTAGATGAGACGGTGAAGTCTAAGGATAACTTGAAATCGGAAATTGAGAGTTCTGCTCATATGCTCGTGACTGGCATTGAGAAGATATCGGGGAAAGTGAGTAACTTTAAGAATTTCTCTGCGGGAGGATTGCCGAGGTCGCAGAAGTACACAGGACTGGCTGCAATTGCATACGGAGTCATTAAGAGGACTAATGAGATTGTTGAGGAGCTTGTTAGGCAGGTCAATGTGGCAGAGAAGTCCAGGAATGAAGCGAGGGAACAGATGGAGCAGAGGAACTATGAGATTGCAATTGAGGTTTCACAGCTCGAAGCGGCCATCAGCAGGTTGAAGGAAGAGGTTGCAAAGAAGAGCGGTGCGTTAGAGAGTTTGGAGAAGGCTGTGGGCGAAAAGGACGAGACAATTGCTGACACTGAGAGAGTGATGATGGAGAAAGTGAATCTGTTGGAGAGGGAGAATTCTGAGTTGAAAGAATTTGTCGGGGAGATTGATGATAAATTGAATAGTTTGGAATCGAGGATGGAAATGCTAAGACCCTTTTTGATTGAACAGCTGGATTTTGTGACGAAGATTCATGAAAAGGCTTGTGATGTTATTAAGATAGTTGACGCCAGTAATTCAGATCAGTCGGACTTATCCGGATCCCTGTTTCTCCCACAGGACACAGATGTGGAGGAAAATATACATGCTTCATTAGCAGGGACGAAGTCCATTTATGAATTGATGAGGGTTGTCGTAGAAAAGACTAAGGATTTAGTAGACGAGAAGAATCTTGAGATAAAGGGTATAAATGAAACAGTAGATCGGTTGGTGAAGGAAAAAGAGCAAATCGGATCATTGCTTAGAAGCGCGCTTTCAAAGAGGATGGCATTGGACCCATCTTCTCGAACCAATGAGTTGCTTCAGGTTGCTGAGAATGGCTTAAGGGAGGCCGGAATTGAGTTCAAATTTAGCAAACATTTGGGAGATAAGAAAGCTTCAGCTGCCACTGAAGCAAAAACGCTGGAGAAGCGAGAAGATGAAATATACACTTTG GCTGGTGCTTTGGAGAATATTATTAAGGAATCTCAACTTGAGATCATTGATCAAAGACATTGCATAGAGGAGCTGAG GGCAGAGTTAAGTTCACTTAAACAACATGTAGAGGCACAAGTGAAGGAGCTCAATAACAGAAAGCTTCGGATAGAGGAACTGGAAGAGAAGGAGAGGGTGGCAAACGAAAGT ATCGAAGGGCTGATGATGGATATTGCCTCTGCCGAAGAAGAAATAGCTAGATGGAAAGGAGCGGCAGAGCAAGAAGCTGCTGCTGGAGGAGCAGTCGAGCAAGAATTGACAGCACAG TTGGCCACTCTCAAGCAAGAGCTGGAGGAGGCAAAGCAGGCCATGTTGGAGTTTGAAAAGAAGCTGAAATTCAAGGAAGAGACGGCGGCCGCTGCCATGGCTGCAAGAGACGCAGCCGAGAAGTCGCTGAGGTTGGCCGACTTGAGAGCCTCGAGGTTAAGAGATAGGGTAGAAGAATTGACCCATCAACTCGAGGAGTCCGAATCGCAGAGGGACGCCAGGCGGTCTAGGAACGGTCCACGGTATGTGTGCTGGCCTTGGCAATGGCTCGGGCTGGACTTTGTGGGAATCCAAAGATCCGAGGCCCCACAACAGAGCTCTAACGAGATGGAGCTTTCCGAACCATTTTTATAA
- the LOC116211235 gene encoding E3 ubiquitin-protein ligase RGLG5-like: MGGKGSKGSSRRSFGGGFGAVDRWSQYGTSPYSQQDQYYTPQHHYAPPPSSSSSSSYGYGAPTPPRQKRLERKYSRIADNYRSLDEVTAALAQAGLESSNLIVGIDFTKSNEWTGSRSFNRKSLHHIGNDPNPYEEAISIIGKTLSAFDEDNLIPCYGFGDATTHDQDVFSFYPEDRFCIGFEEVLTRYREIVPRLRLAGPTSFAPIIEMATTIVEQSSGQYHVLLIIADGQVTRSVDTQTGQLSPQEQKTINAIVKASNYPLSIVLVGVGDGPWDMMREFDDNIPARAFDNFQFVNFTEIMSKNTNPSRKQTEFALSALMEIPSQYKATLELGILGQQNGASPDRIPLPPPVYGSSSFNNRPKQPSRMNSFQQNETQHYYSGYSSPISTAPPASTSYDTQICPICLANPKDMAFGCGHQTCCACGEDLQLCPICRSSIQTRIRLY, translated from the exons ATGGGAGGGAAAGGATCGAAAGGGAGTTCAAGGAGGTCGTTCGGCGGAGGCTTTGGGGCAGTTGATCGGTGGAGCCAATACGGGACCTCGCCGTACAGCCAGCAGGATCAGTACTACACGCCTCAGCATCACTACGCGCCTCCTCCTTCCTCGTCTTCGTCGTCCTCTTATGGTTACGGGGCGCCGACCCCTCCGCGCCAGAAGAGGCTTGAGAGGAAGTATTCGAGGATCGCCGACAACTACCGCTCCTTGGACGAG GTGACTGCTGCACTTGCCCAAGCTGGTCTCGAGTCTTCCAACTTAATCGTCGGTATTGATTTCACGAAGAGCAATGAGTGGACAG GTTCCAGGTCATTCAACCGCAAAAGCCTTCACCATATTGGGAATGATCCCAATCCTTATGAAGAAGCAATCTCTATCATCGGGAAGACTCTGTCTGCATTCGATGAGGATAACTTAATCCCTTGTTATGGATTTGGAGATG CAACAACACATGATCAAGATGTCTTCAGTTTCTACCCTGAAGATAGATTCTGCATTGGTTTCGAGGAGGTTCTGACTCGATACAGAGAAATAGTTCCTCGCCTTCGGCTTGCAG GTCCCACATCTTTTGCGCCTATCATTGAGATGGCCACGACGATCGTCGAGCAGAGCAGTGGCCAGTACCATGTGTTGCTGATAATTGCTGATGGACAG GTGACAAGGAGTGTCGATACACAGACGGGCCAGCTCAGTCCACAAGAGCAGAAAACGATCAATGCAATTGTCAAAGCAAG CAACTACCCTTTGTCGATCGTTCTAGTTGGGGTCGGTGATGGGCCTTGGGACATGATGAGGGAGTTTGATGATAACATTCCTGCTCGGGCCTTCGATAACTTCCAG TTTGTCAACTTCACGGAAATCATGTCCAAGAACACCAATCCGTCACGGAAGCAGACAGAGTTTGCTCTGTCCGCACTAATGGAAATACCTTCTCAGTACAAAGCGACTCTCGAGCTTGGCATATTGGG CCAGCAAAATGGGGCTTCACCGGACAGGATCCCTCTTCCTCCACCTGTTTATGGGTCCTCTTCATTTAACAATCGGCCAAAACAGCCGAGCCGCATGAACAGCTTTCAGCAGAATGAAACTCAACATTATTACAGTGGATACAGCTCCCCGATCAGCACTGCCCCTCCTGCAAGCACTTCTTATGATACTCAG ATTTGCCCAATATGTCTAGCTAATCCGAAGGACATGGCCTTTGGTTGCGGTCATCAG ACGTGTTGCGCGTGTGGTGAAGATTTACAACTATGTCCCATCTGCCGTAGTTCCATTCAAACCCGAATAAGGCTTTACTGA